In Sphingobacteriaceae bacterium, the following proteins share a genomic window:
- the fliQ gene encoding flagellar biosynthesis protein FliQ — protein MDEGLVLRLGQEALTTVLMVAGPLLGLALLTGLAVSIFQATTQINEQTLAFVPKILAVLIGALLLGPWMMSQLVAYAVRLLGGLPGVIH, from the coding sequence GTGGATGAAGGGTTGGTGCTGAGGCTGGGGCAGGAGGCTCTGACCACCGTGCTGATGGTGGCGGGCCCCCTCTTGGGCCTGGCCTTGCTGACGGGTCTGGCGGTGAGCATTTTCCAGGCCACCACCCAGATCAACGAGCAGACCCTGGCCTTCGTGCCCAAGATCCTGGCTGTATTGATCGGTGCTTTGCTGCTGGGTCCGTGGATGATGAGCCAGCTGGTGGCCTATGCCGTCCGCCTGCTGGGCGGGCTGCCGGGAGTGATCCATTGA